The following proteins are encoded in a genomic region of Nicotiana sylvestris chromosome 4, ASM39365v2, whole genome shotgun sequence:
- the LOC138890485 gene encoding uncharacterized protein: MRHQRHQVPVSPPSSGCDIGTSVDLLLLDMVDFDVILEMDWLSPYHAILDCHAKTVTLALPGFPRLAWRGTPGHSSSRIITYMKTRRMVEKGCLAYLAYVHDSSVEVHSMDYVLFVRGFPKVFPADLQGMPYNRDIDFCIDLVPGTHLISISPYHMAPPEFKELKEQLKDLLD, from the coding sequence atgaggcaccAGAGGCACCAGGTGCCTGTCTCGCCCCCAAGCTCGGGGTGTGACATTGGGACTAGTGTAGATCttttacttcttgatatggttgattttgatgtcattttagagatggattggttgtcaccttatcatgctatattagactgtcacgccaagacagtgaccttagccttgccggggtttCCTCGATTAGCATGGagggggactcctggtcattcttctAGCAGGATTATCACTTATATGAAgactcgacgtatggtcgagaaagggtgtctagcttatttggcttatgtccacGATTCTAGTGTGGAGGTTCATTCCATGGATTATGTACTATTTGTTCGAGGGTTTCCaaaggtatttcctgcagacctacagGGGATGCCATACAACAGGGATatcgacttctgtattgatttagTTCCGGGCACTCATCTCATTTCTATTtcgccatatcatatggccccgccagagtttaaagagttgaaggaacagttgaaggacttgcttgATTAG